atataacttgaaCTGTTATACCCCCAATCAGAACTTGTTGTACTCAACCAATGTTTGTTAACAAAACACTATACAGCCTCAAAACTATAACTTTGATATCACAaagatggtcagtccttgtatccatagcTCTTTCTATTCATTTGAGTGGTAAAACATTTCTAGCACAATTCTGTATCTCAGCATGTAATTTTACAGAATAATGGTGCTGATTGAGAAATGATATTGACAAatgacaaaaaataaataaaaacatttgttttAATCCATTTTGCGGATTGCCACTaagattaaaaaaagaaaaatgcCATTCTAATCATGTGTTTCAATTGGAAAATATTTACATTCCAGATGGGAAATGTAAATGACACACAGCTTATAGTTTGTCACTTAACATGCATCTTACATGGGTACGAAGAGGTAATGTTATACTAACCATTTTTATGCTTTACAGATTTTGATCTTCTGGGTGAATTTGGATTCTAAGGAAATAATACACAAAAAGAGAAGAACTGTCCATTTAGATTCACACTGATCTAGATGAACAGATCACAAACAACTAGTGAAGCATGCAACAGGAAAAGTGAAGCACACACCCCTTGATCCAATTGAAtttgtaaaaaaatgttttttaaatgttcatCCTTGCCATGCTTGTAAGCAGAAAGTAGGGCTGTGATAATACCAGTATGGCAAAAGAAGTCCATGGGAAAAATTCACACAAAGCAGAGCAAACTATTTGGTCCTTTAAAAGTTGCTTTTTGTCAAATGTGCACTATAgcttgtaaaataaataaatgtgactggATAACAACTTAATGATGTTTGTTTACAACATTAGTGCTGTTTCCCTAAAGTAGTTTCCTTGCCACGACACTAACGAGTAATGCGATACTGGTATCATCCCGGCCCTAGCAGAAAGGACAGAGGGATACCAGAAATCCTTAAGGTTATTTTGTATCTATTGGCCCCCTTGCAATTACATGTGGACAAAAACACAACATACAGAACATGAATCTCCACAGCAATGAAACTTACCAAAGGTATATGTTGTTTCAAAGAATGTAAAAATACCTTATCTGACTTTCTCTTCTTAGCTGTAGAGGGAAAATAGAGGGGTGTAAGACAAGCATAGATGTGCTTGTTCAGCTAAAGTCACAAAAAAACATTCAGACAGGGATTCACACTTGTTTTATTCTCACCTTTTTTTTCTGAGCCATACGACCAGTCATTGTCATTGACGTCATCATTGTCTTCCTGATCACTCTCTGATTTGTTGTTCATGTTGTTACTGCTTGCTATTCTGTAGACCAATATCAAGAAAATTAGCAGAATTGCCCAATCACTTGAGGAATGTATTGGTTTGTTTTCTTTGTCACATTGTAGTGTAGTGTCCATGTCCAGTGCCCCTTGCTGACCTGCGGTTGGCGATGCGGCTGCTGTTGCGCCCCATGCCCAAGCATTTCTCCAGATGAGGGGCAAAGCGGGACGCAGCAATGCTCCGGTTGCAGTtgggacacacacactccttgtTTTTCCACTGATTGTACACTTGCCCGAAAATGTCCACTCCTGGTTGGTCAACGATTTCTACGGAGCAAGGCGAGAACATACATGAAAGATAAACTAACAAATTAAAGGCAGAGAAATGAACCAGATAACCAGACCCAGGGGAAAAGCACTCTGGTCCTAACCAAAGTCCTTCATGCTTTCTTGGTCCGTGTCATCCaggaagaagtagccctgtttgACAGCACGATGCACCTCGAAACACAGGCCCAAACAGGCGTCCTCCACCAGGTCCGAGTAGATGTCCTGAGCCAAGGCCTGTGGAGGACAGCAAAGAATAAAGTCACAAAGGTCACAAAGGAAAGGAAACTACATGAGCAACTTCCTGTTTTAAAGCAGGACAACTACCACCAAACATGATAGGATGGTGAAAGTGTAGTCCACTACTCACCTCTAGCTTGGTGTTGTCCAGGCCCGACAGAGACATATCCTCCATTTTCATTTGCAAAAGTTTAAGGGCGAATCACTGCCTTCTACATGGCACAGCTATGGGGGACAACAGAGCTGAAAACAGGAAATACACACATTTAGTGATTTAAAATAACTCAGTCATTCAAACAATAAAAAATAAGTGATGAGACAAGAGATTATCCATTTGTTGGACAAAACCCAACAAAAGTCCCAGAGTGAGACTAAATCAACACTTACAAAGGAGCACCGACACTCAGTTGAGACCTCTTATTCGCTAATAGTTGGCAGAGGTGACTGCCTGATATTGTTTTGGTTAGCTGTtgaaacaaataaacaaatacatttcACTGAATTAGTACATTTGGTGTAGCGGCTACACAATACAAGACAGAACCAGAACAAAAACTTAAGTAAAGCCAGAACAGTTGTATTGTCTAGAGACTAGAGTGAGCA
Above is a window of Oncorhynchus nerka isolate Pitt River unplaced genomic scaffold, Oner_Uvic_2.0 unplaced_scaffold_1262, whole genome shotgun sequence DNA encoding:
- the LOC115110817 gene encoding ataxin-7-like protein 3 isoform X1, with amino-acid sequence MKMEDMSLSGLDNTKLEALAQDIYSDLVEDACLGLCFEVHRAVKQGYFFLDDTDQESMKDFEIVDQPGVDIFGQVYNQWKNKECVCPNCNRSIAASRFAPHLEKCLGMGRNSSRIANRRIASSNNMNNKSESDQEDNDDVNDNDWSYGSEKKAKKRKSDKVFLHSLKQHIPLNPNSPRRSKSVKHKNGELNNSVNADPYKYNYNTGINYETLGPDELRSLLTTQCGVISEHTKKMCTRSQRCPQHTDEQRRAVRVFLLGPSASSLPDADTMVESDCYDASDGQVLMSRLQWDGSSDISPSDSASSKASTNNSDSKKPKKKKKTSLGLNSTGGGGGSGSGGGSSSQSSLVGQSNRKKKPKLPVPPAPSIYDNLN
- the LOC115110817 gene encoding ataxin-7-like protein 3 isoform X3: MKMEDMSLSGLDNTKLEALAQDIYSDLVEDACLGLCFEVHRAVKQGYFFLDDTDQESMKDFEIVDQPGVDIFGQVYNQWKNKECVCPNCNRSIAASRFAPHLEKCLGMGRNSSRIANRRIASSNNMNNKSESDQEDNDDVNDNDWSYGSEKKAKKRKSDKVFLHSLKQHIPLNPNSPRRSKSVKHKNGELNNSVNADPYKYNYNTGINYETLGPDELRSLLTTQCGVISEHTKKMCTRSSLPDADTMVESDCYDASDGQVLMSRLQWDGSSDISPSDSASSKASTNNSDSKKPKKKKKTSLGLNSTGGGGGSGSGGGSSSQSSLVGQSNRKKKPKLPVPPAPSIYDNLN